One Mycobacterium sp. 050128 genomic window carries:
- a CDS encoding carboxymuconolactone decarboxylase family protein translates to MRERIDYEAVAPRGVKLLGGVHLYVSQSGLTPVLLTCVYLRVSLINGCAYCIDMHSRDLRELGVSNEKIALVPVWDEAGELFDARERAALAWAETVTRVSTTGVPDSAYAAVAEHFDEKELVDLTIAIATMNTYNRLAISFRRTPAAVSAKQAETQGN, encoded by the coding sequence GTGAGGGAACGGATCGACTATGAAGCCGTCGCCCCGCGGGGTGTGAAACTACTCGGCGGCGTGCACCTCTACGTCAGTCAGTCGGGCCTGACGCCGGTGCTGCTGACCTGCGTGTATTTGCGCGTGTCACTGATCAACGGCTGCGCCTACTGCATCGATATGCACTCGCGGGACTTGCGCGAACTGGGGGTGTCGAACGAAAAGATCGCGCTGGTTCCGGTGTGGGACGAAGCCGGTGAACTGTTCGACGCCCGCGAGCGCGCCGCCTTGGCGTGGGCCGAAACCGTCACTCGGGTCTCGACCACGGGCGTGCCCGACAGCGCGTATGCGGCGGTAGCGGAGCACTTCGACGAGAAGGAACTGGTCGACCTCACGATCGCGATCGCGACGATGAACACCTACAACCGGTTGGCGATCAGCTTCCGCCGCACACCGGCCGCCGTGTCCGCGAAACAGGCTGAAACACAAGGAAACTGA
- a CDS encoding N-acyl-D-amino-acid deacylase family protein — translation MIGSLQHNREATMTYDVIIRDGLWFDGTGSAPHTRTLGIRDGVVATVSSRPLDETGCPEVIDAVGKWIVPGFIDVHTHYDAEVLLDPGLRESVRHGVTTVLLGMCSLSTVYADTDDAADLFSRVEAVPREYVHGALETNRTWTNAAEYIAAVDALPLGPNVGSLLGHSDLRSTVLGLDRATDASVRPTDAELDKMATLLDEALEAGMLGMSGMDAAIDKLDGDRFRSRALPSTFATWRERRKLIKVLRKRGRILQSAPDVNRAATAIMFFLESSRMFGRRKGVRMSLLVSADAKSNPLAVYVFGPATRLANKVLGSSVRFQHLPVPFELYSDGIDLPVFEEFGAGTAALHLRDQLQRNELLADEAYRREFRKEFDRIKLGPSLWHRDFHDAVIVECPDKSLIGKSFGAIAEERGLHPLDAFLDVLVENGERNVRWTTIVANHRPKLLNALANEESVHMGFSDAGAHLRNMAFYNFGIKLLKRTRDAYRAGAPFMTTERAVHRLTGELADWFGIDAGTLRQGDRADFVVIDPAGLNDEVEAYHEEEVPFYGGLRRMVNRNDDAVVATGVGGAVVFRAGQFREGYGQTVKSGRYLRAGQRTQASAALV, via the coding sequence ATGATAGGTTCGCTCCAACATAACCGGGAGGCGACAATGACTTACGACGTGATCATCCGCGACGGCTTGTGGTTCGACGGAACCGGGAGCGCGCCGCACACCCGCACGCTGGGTATCCGCGACGGCGTGGTGGCCACGGTGTCGTCCCGGCCGCTCGACGAGACGGGCTGCCCCGAGGTGATCGACGCGGTGGGCAAGTGGATCGTGCCGGGCTTCATCGACGTGCACACCCATTACGACGCCGAGGTGCTGCTGGACCCGGGCCTGCGTGAGTCGGTGCGCCACGGTGTCACCACGGTGTTGCTGGGCATGTGCTCGCTGTCGACGGTCTACGCCGACACCGACGACGCCGCCGACCTGTTCAGTCGGGTCGAGGCGGTGCCACGCGAATACGTTCACGGCGCGCTGGAAACCAACCGGACCTGGACTAACGCCGCGGAATACATCGCGGCCGTCGACGCGCTGCCGCTCGGGCCGAATGTTGGCTCGCTGCTTGGGCATTCGGACCTGCGCAGCACGGTGCTCGGGCTCGACCGGGCCACCGACGCCAGCGTCAGGCCCACCGACGCCGAACTGGACAAGATGGCGACGTTGCTCGACGAGGCGCTCGAGGCAGGAATGCTCGGCATGTCGGGCATGGACGCGGCGATCGACAAACTCGACGGCGACCGCTTCCGCTCGCGGGCACTGCCGTCCACCTTCGCGACCTGGCGGGAGCGGCGCAAGCTGATCAAGGTGCTGCGCAAGCGCGGCCGGATCCTGCAGAGCGCGCCCGACGTCAACAGGGCGGCCACGGCGATCATGTTCTTCCTGGAAAGCAGCCGAATGTTCGGACGCCGCAAGGGTGTTCGGATGAGTCTGCTGGTGTCGGCGGACGCCAAGTCCAACCCGCTGGCCGTCTACGTGTTCGGGCCGGCGACCCGGCTGGCGAACAAGGTGCTGGGTTCGAGCGTGCGGTTCCAGCATCTGCCGGTGCCGTTCGAGTTGTACTCCGACGGCATCGACCTGCCGGTCTTCGAAGAGTTCGGCGCGGGCACCGCCGCGCTGCACTTGCGTGACCAGTTGCAGCGCAATGAGTTACTGGCCGACGAGGCCTACCGCCGCGAGTTCCGCAAGGAGTTCGACCGCATCAAGCTGGGCCCGTCGTTGTGGCACCGCGACTTCCACGACGCCGTCATCGTCGAGTGCCCCGATAAGTCGTTGATCGGTAAGAGCTTTGGCGCGATCGCCGAGGAGCGCGGCTTGCACCCGCTCGACGCTTTCCTAGACGTGCTCGTCGAAAACGGTGAACGCAATGTGCGGTGGACCACCATCGTCGCCAACCACCGGCCCAAGCTGCTCAACGCGCTGGCCAACGAGGAGAGCGTGCACATGGGCTTCTCGGATGCCGGCGCGCACCTGCGCAATATGGCCTTCTACAACTTCGGAATCAAGCTGCTCAAGCGAACTCGCGACGCCTACCGGGCGGGTGCGCCGTTCATGACCACCGAACGGGCGGTGCACCGGCTGACCGGTGAGCTGGCGGACTGGTTCGGCATCGACGCCGGAACGCTGCGGCAGGGCGACCGTGCTGACTTCGTGGTGATCGATCCGGCCGGCCTCAACGACGAGGTCGAGGCCTACCACGAGGAAGAGGTCCCCTTCTACGGCGGCCTGCGACGCATGGTCAACCGCAACGACGATGCCGTCGTCGCGACGGGTGTGGGCGGCGCCGTGGTCTTCCGCGCGGGACAGTTCCGCGAGGGCTACGGGCAGACCGTGAAGTCGGGCCGTTACCTGCGGGCGGGTCAGCGCACGCAGGCCTCGGCCGCACTGGTCTGA
- a CDS encoding serine/threonine-protein kinase, protein MALASGAVFAGYTVARRLGSGVTGDVYLVQDPRSARWQALKVLSPALSSDRQFRRDFLSETPAVSSLYHQHIVEVHDRGDYDGQLWIAMDYVEGSNAAQLLKDRFPAVWPVGEVLAIITAVADALDYAQARGVLHRDVKPANILLTNPADGEQRILLSDFGVARPLGEHSGVVGSHVPVGTVGYAAPEQLLGADVDRRADQYALAATAFHLLTGAPPTEYLSPSAALRELLEGAPRKLSDQRPELAQLDRVFTRALAKRPADRFASCREFADAANALFVAQRGDRSPEAVLVLDYPAFGWPEGQVVEDTEGTEPARAAASDAEAPGALPTRRRPRKIVVGAAAILLLIGLFAFGIITGRKMESTAARAASVPSSAPAPAAVAPPTTASGPPAALDGTYRLDAQRSKETFDYTPSPQPPDVTTWWALRSSCTPSYCSAAAVLLDNNDHSQPANAGGRPVIFQFTDGQWQARPETVPLACLGPTGIAKSQTTVQTLALRPNLQGDLVGEMDLVVQTDECGQRGSVVRVPATLARTADTPSGVYVPDPVSIPEPTGLLTPAPAVPSATKPTAAPAKPGS, encoded by the coding sequence ATGGCGTTGGCCAGCGGCGCGGTTTTTGCCGGTTACACCGTCGCTCGAAGGCTCGGATCCGGGGTGACTGGAGATGTCTACCTTGTTCAGGATCCTCGTTCGGCGCGCTGGCAGGCGCTGAAGGTTCTTTCCCCGGCGCTGTCGTCGGACCGCCAGTTCCGTCGGGATTTTCTGTCCGAGACCCCGGCGGTGTCGAGCCTGTACCACCAGCACATCGTGGAGGTGCACGACCGCGGCGACTACGACGGACAGCTGTGGATCGCGATGGACTACGTGGAGGGCAGCAACGCCGCGCAGCTGCTCAAGGACCGATTCCCGGCGGTGTGGCCGGTCGGTGAAGTGCTGGCGATCATCACCGCGGTGGCCGACGCACTGGACTATGCGCAGGCGCGCGGGGTGCTGCACCGCGACGTCAAGCCGGCCAACATTCTGCTGACCAACCCGGCCGACGGCGAGCAACGGATTCTGTTGTCGGACTTCGGAGTAGCCCGCCCACTGGGCGAGCACTCCGGCGTGGTCGGCTCGCATGTCCCGGTCGGCACGGTGGGCTACGCCGCGCCCGAGCAGTTGCTGGGCGCCGACGTCGATCGGCGAGCCGACCAGTACGCATTGGCGGCGACGGCATTTCACCTGTTGACGGGCGCGCCGCCGACCGAGTACCTCAGTCCGTCCGCCGCGCTGCGCGAGTTGCTGGAAGGTGCGCCGCGCAAACTCAGCGATCAGCGCCCGGAATTGGCGCAGCTGGACCGGGTGTTCACGCGGGCGCTCGCCAAACGGCCGGCCGACCGCTTTGCGAGTTGCCGAGAGTTCGCCGACGCGGCCAACGCACTGTTCGTGGCCCAGCGGGGAGATCGCAGTCCCGAGGCTGTTCTTGTCCTCGACTACCCGGCCTTCGGGTGGCCCGAAGGCCAGGTAGTCGAGGACACCGAGGGCACCGAACCGGCGCGGGCGGCCGCATCCGATGCCGAGGCACCGGGCGCCCTGCCCACGCGGCGCCGGCCCCGCAAGATCGTGGTCGGCGCCGCCGCGATCCTGCTGCTGATCGGATTGTTCGCGTTCGGCATCATCACCGGGCGAAAGATGGAGTCGACCGCGGCACGCGCGGCGAGCGTCCCCTCCAGCGCGCCCGCCCCGGCCGCCGTTGCGCCGCCCACCACCGCGTCCGGCCCGCCCGCCGCGCTGGACGGCACCTATCGCCTCGACGCGCAGCGGTCCAAGGAGACCTTCGACTACACGCCGAGCCCGCAGCCGCCCGACGTCACGACCTGGTGGGCACTGCGTTCGTCGTGCACGCCGTCATACTGCTCGGCCGCCGCGGTACTGCTGGACAACAACGACCACAGCCAGCCGGCCAACGCCGGCGGTCGTCCGGTCATCTTTCAGTTCACCGATGGTCAATGGCAGGCGCGGCCGGAAACCGTGCCGCTTGCCTGCCTGGGACCGACCGGGATAGCCAAGTCGCAGACCACGGTGCAGACGCTGGCGTTGCGGCCCAACCTGCAGGGGGATCTCGTCGGCGAAATGGATCTCGTCGTGCAAACCGACGAGTGTGGTCAGCGCGGATCGGTGGTCCGGGTTCCCGCGACACTGGCCCGCACCGCCGACACCCCGTCCGGCGTCTATGTGCCGGACCCCGTCTCGATCCCGGAACCCACCGGCCTGCTCACCCCCGCACCTGCGGTGCCCAGTGCCACGAAGCCGACCGCGGCGCCGGCGAAGCCGGGCAGCTGA
- a CDS encoding RNA-binding protein, giving the protein MSTVVVDAVEHLVRGIVDNPDDVRVDLVTSRRGRTVEVHVHPEDLGKVIGRGGRTATALRTLVAGIGGRGIRVDVVDTDQ; this is encoded by the coding sequence ATGAGTACGGTCGTCGTCGACGCTGTTGAACATCTGGTTCGCGGAATCGTGGACAACCCGGACGATGTCCGGGTGGACCTGGTGACGAGCCGGCGTGGGCGCACCGTCGAGGTGCACGTCCATCCCGAGGATCTGGGCAAAGTGATCGGTCGCGGCGGCCGTACCGCGACCGCGTTGCGCACGCTGGTCGCCGGTATCGGCGGCCGCGGTATCCGCGTCGACGTGGTGGACACCGACCAGTAG
- a CDS encoding alpha/beta hydrolase has translation MLEVIDKGSCSQDHPVPLLFVHGGWHGAWCWDDHFLDYFADAGYRAVSISLRGHGTSPTAKPLPKVSIADYLDDLRSVADDLGGRPVLIGHSLGGFVIQRYLEVHSAPAAVLLGSVPPTGVLSLAIRVWRRRPSMTLEAWSDPTLLKFLATPELTREYLFCADTPEAIVESCRQRAGAESVRAAMTDPLVRRVRTRRVNTPILVLGALYDGFVSVDEVRATARAYATEPEFFAMGHNMMLEPGWADVAARINSWLQTRDLASPSRLSG, from the coding sequence ATGCTCGAGGTGATCGACAAGGGATCGTGCAGCCAGGACCATCCGGTGCCGTTGCTCTTCGTACACGGCGGCTGGCATGGCGCGTGGTGCTGGGACGATCACTTCCTGGACTACTTCGCCGACGCGGGCTATCGCGCGGTATCGATCAGCTTGCGCGGGCACGGCACCAGCCCCACAGCCAAGCCCTTGCCCAAGGTTTCGATCGCCGACTACCTGGATGATCTCCGGTCGGTGGCCGACGACCTCGGTGGCCGGCCGGTGCTGATCGGCCATTCCCTGGGCGGTTTCGTGATCCAGCGCTACCTCGAAGTGCACAGCGCCCCGGCCGCGGTGCTGCTGGGTTCGGTGCCGCCGACGGGTGTGCTGAGCTTGGCGATACGGGTGTGGCGGCGCCGGCCGTCGATGACCCTGGAAGCCTGGAGCGACCCGACGCTGCTGAAATTTCTAGCCACCCCGGAGCTGACCCGCGAGTACCTCTTCTGCGCCGACACGCCGGAGGCCATCGTCGAATCCTGTCGGCAACGCGCCGGAGCCGAAAGTGTTCGCGCCGCCATGACCGATCCCTTGGTCCGCCGCGTCAGGACGCGGCGGGTGAACACGCCGATCCTGGTCCTCGGCGCGCTGTACGACGGATTCGTCAGCGTCGACGAGGTGCGCGCCACGGCGCGCGCGTACGCGACCGAGCCGGAGTTCTTCGCGATGGGCCACAACATGATGCTGGAACCGGGCTGGGCCGACGTCGCCGCGCGGATAAATTCATGGCTGCAGACCCGCGATTTAGCCAGCCCTTCACGGCTTTCGGGATAA
- the rpsP gene encoding 30S ribosomal protein S16 → MAVKIKLTRLGKIRNPQYRIAVADARNRRDGRSIEVIGRYHPKEDPSLIEINSERAQYWLSVGAQPTEPVVKLLKITGDWQKFKGLPGAEGSLQVAPAKPSKLELFNAALAEADGGPTTEATKPKKKAPAKKAAKADEAPAETEAPAEPAAKADEAPAATEAPAETEAPAEPAAEAPAADAPAEAAEQPEPTTES, encoded by the coding sequence ATGGCTGTGAAGATCAAGCTCACTCGGCTTGGCAAGATCCGCAACCCCCAGTACCGCATCGCCGTCGCCGACGCGCGCAACCGCCGCGACGGCCGCTCCATTGAGGTGATCGGCCGGTACCACCCGAAGGAAGACCCCAGCCTGATCGAGATCAACTCGGAGCGGGCCCAGTACTGGCTTTCGGTGGGCGCGCAGCCGACCGAGCCGGTCGTGAAGCTGCTGAAGATCACCGGTGACTGGCAGAAGTTCAAGGGCCTGCCCGGCGCCGAGGGCAGCCTGCAGGTCGCCCCGGCCAAGCCCAGCAAGCTCGAGCTGTTCAACGCCGCGCTGGCCGAGGCCGACGGCGGACCGACCACCGAGGCCACCAAGCCGAAGAAGAAGGCCCCGGCCAAGAAGGCCGCCAAGGCCGACGAGGCGCCGGCCGAAACCGAAGCCCCGGCCGAGCCGGCCGCCAAGGCCGACGAGGCGCCGGCCGCAACCGAAGCCCCGGCGGAAACCGAGGCCCCGGCCGAGCCGGCCGCCGAAGCGCCGGCCGCCGACGCGCCCGCCGAGGCCGCCGAGCAGCCCGAACCGACCACCGAAAGCTGA
- the ffh gene encoding signal recognition particle protein, with product MFESLSDRLTGALAGLRGKGRLTDADIDATTREIRLALLEADVSLPVVRAFVARIKERARGAEVSGALNPAQQVVKIVNEELIGILGGETRQLAFAKTPPTVVMLAGLQGSGKTTLAGKLAAWLRGQGHTPLLVACDLQRPAAVNQLQVVGQRAGVPVFAPHPGAPPSGPDAGPAGDPVAVASAGLAEARAKHHDVVIVDTAGRLGIDDELMSQAAAIRDAVDPDEVIFVLDAMIGQDAVTTAEAFREGVGFTGVVLTKLDGDARGGAALSVREVTGVPILFASTGEKLEDFDVFHPDRMASRILGMGDVLSLIEQAEQVFDAEQAEAAAAKIGSGELTLEDFLEQMLAIRKMGPIGNLLGMLPGAGQMKDALAEVDDRQLDRLQAIIRGMTPQERADPKIINASRRLRIANGSGVSVSEVNQLVDRFFEARKMMSSMLGGMGIPGMGRKSINRKGKGAKGKKGKKGGRGPTPPKARNPLGAGLPGMPGMPAGFPDLSQMPEGLDELPPALADFDLSKLKFPGKK from the coding sequence GTGTTTGAATCGCTCTCCGACCGGTTGACCGGTGCCTTAGCAGGGTTGCGCGGCAAAGGTCGACTGACCGACGCCGACATCGATGCCACCACCCGCGAAATCCGTCTCGCGCTGCTGGAAGCCGACGTCTCACTTCCCGTCGTGCGGGCCTTCGTCGCCCGGATCAAGGAGCGCGCCCGGGGTGCCGAGGTATCCGGTGCCCTCAACCCGGCGCAGCAGGTCGTCAAGATCGTCAACGAAGAACTGATCGGCATCCTCGGCGGCGAGACCCGGCAACTGGCGTTCGCGAAGACACCGCCGACCGTGGTGATGCTCGCCGGCCTGCAGGGTTCCGGTAAGACCACGCTGGCCGGGAAACTGGCCGCCTGGTTGCGCGGCCAGGGGCACACGCCGCTGTTGGTGGCCTGCGACCTGCAACGTCCCGCCGCGGTGAACCAGCTGCAGGTCGTCGGTCAGCGCGCCGGCGTCCCGGTGTTCGCGCCGCATCCCGGCGCTCCGCCTTCTGGCCCGGACGCCGGGCCTGCCGGTGACCCCGTCGCCGTCGCGTCGGCGGGGCTGGCCGAAGCCCGCGCCAAGCACCACGACGTCGTGATCGTGGACACCGCCGGCCGCCTGGGTATCGACGACGAGCTGATGAGCCAGGCCGCGGCGATCCGCGACGCCGTCGATCCCGACGAAGTGATCTTCGTGCTCGACGCGATGATCGGTCAGGACGCGGTCACCACCGCCGAAGCGTTCCGCGAGGGTGTCGGCTTCACCGGCGTGGTGTTGACCAAGCTCGACGGTGACGCGCGCGGTGGTGCCGCGTTGTCGGTCCGCGAGGTCACCGGCGTCCCAATCCTTTTCGCGTCCACCGGCGAGAAGCTGGAAGACTTCGACGTCTTCCACCCGGACCGGATGGCCAGCCGCATCCTCGGCATGGGCGACGTGCTCAGCCTGATCGAACAGGCCGAGCAGGTCTTCGACGCAGAGCAGGCCGAGGCCGCCGCGGCCAAGATCGGGTCCGGCGAGCTGACCCTCGAGGACTTCCTCGAACAGATGCTGGCGATCCGCAAGATGGGCCCGATCGGCAACCTGCTGGGCATGCTGCCCGGCGCCGGGCAGATGAAGGACGCGCTGGCCGAGGTCGACGACCGCCAGCTCGATCGGTTGCAGGCCATCATCCGTGGGATGACGCCGCAGGAGCGCGCCGACCCCAAGATCATCAACGCGTCGCGGCGACTGCGCATCGCCAACGGTTCGGGCGTGTCGGTGTCCGAGGTCAACCAGCTGGTCGACCGCTTCTTCGAAGCCCGCAAGATGATGTCGTCCATGCTGGGTGGCATGGGTATCCCGGGGATGGGCCGCAAGTCCATCAACCGAAAAGGCAAGGGAGCCAAGGGCAAGAAGGGCAAGAAGGGGGGCCGCGGTCCGACGCCGCCCAAGGCCCGCAACCCGCTGGGCGCCGGCCTGCCCGGCATGCCGGGCATGCCCGCCGGATTCCCCGATCTGTCCCAGATGCCTGAGGGCCTCGACGAGCTGCCGCCCGCGCTGGCGGACTTCGATCTGTCCAAGCTGAAGTTCCCGGGCAAGAAGTAG
- a CDS encoding TetR/AcrR family transcriptional regulator — MARTQQQRREETVGRLLEASIASIVEVGYARASAAVITKAAGVSVGALFRHFETMSDFMAATASEVLRRQVESFTKQVAQIPADRPALEAALTILRDITGGPTNAVLYELMIAARTDEKLKAHLRDVLAQYTAKILDAARALPGAEAIGEETFPVLVALMTNVFDGAAIVRGIFPEPDIEEQRIALLSKLITGLVPNEI, encoded by the coding sequence ATGGCCAGAACCCAGCAACAACGCCGCGAGGAGACCGTCGGGCGGCTCCTCGAGGCGTCCATCGCCAGCATCGTCGAGGTCGGCTACGCGCGGGCGTCGGCGGCCGTGATCACCAAGGCGGCCGGGGTGTCGGTGGGTGCGCTGTTCCGTCACTTCGAGACGATGAGCGATTTCATGGCGGCGACGGCGTCGGAGGTGCTGCGCCGGCAGGTGGAGTCGTTCACCAAACAGGTCGCCCAAATCCCGGCCGACCGGCCGGCGCTGGAAGCGGCGCTGACGATTCTGCGGGACATCACCGGCGGTCCCACCAACGCGGTGCTCTACGAACTGATGATCGCCGCGCGCACCGACGAGAAGCTCAAGGCCCATCTGCGCGACGTGCTGGCGCAGTACACCGCGAAGATTCTCGACGCCGCACGGGCGCTGCCGGGCGCCGAGGCCATCGGCGAGGAGACGTTCCCGGTGCTGGTGGCGCTGATGACGAACGTCTTCGACGGCGCGGCGATCGTGCGCGGGATTTTTCCGGAACCCGATATCGAAGAGCAACGAATTGCGTTGCTATCCAAGCTGATAACCGGGCTTGTTCCGAACGAGATTTAG
- a CDS encoding metal-dependent hydrolase family protein, whose amino-acid sequence MHVRGRGLPDEAPVELWIVDGRISTERVAGADTVFGATGGGWILPGLVDAHCHVGLGHDGEIPLDEAIGQAEAEREVGALLLRDCGSPTDTRSLDDRDDLPRIIRAGRHIARPKRYQAGFSKELEDESQLPDAVAVEAQRGDGWVKLVGDWIDRGVGDLAPLWSDDVLKAAIDTAHAHGARVTAHVFSDAAMPGLIKAGIDCVEHGTGLTDETIELMLEHGTVLVPTLINIFDNFPGIADAAKRYPTYAAHMRDLYARCPERIAAAVDAGVPIYAGSDAGTMIAHGRIVDEVAALTKVGMSATKALGAACWDARRWLGRPGLDHGASADLVCYAQDPRNGPGVLAQPDLVILRGNIFRP is encoded by the coding sequence ATGCACGTGCGGGGTCGGGGCCTCCCCGACGAGGCCCCGGTCGAACTGTGGATCGTCGACGGTCGCATTAGCACCGAACGGGTCGCCGGGGCCGACACCGTCTTCGGGGCTACCGGAGGCGGTTGGATCCTGCCCGGGCTGGTGGACGCGCACTGTCACGTCGGGCTCGGCCACGACGGCGAGATCCCCCTCGACGAAGCGATCGGACAGGCCGAGGCCGAGCGCGAGGTCGGCGCGTTGCTGCTGCGCGACTGCGGCTCGCCGACCGACACCCGCAGCCTCGACGACCGCGACGACCTGCCGCGCATCATCCGGGCCGGACGGCACATCGCGCGGCCCAAGCGCTATCAGGCCGGCTTCTCGAAAGAACTCGAAGACGAATCGCAGCTGCCGGACGCGGTCGCGGTCGAAGCCCAGCGCGGGGACGGCTGGGTCAAGCTGGTCGGCGACTGGATCGACCGCGGTGTCGGCGATCTCGCGCCGCTGTGGTCCGACGACGTGCTCAAGGCGGCGATCGACACCGCGCACGCGCACGGTGCCCGCGTCACCGCCCACGTCTTCAGCGATGCGGCGATGCCGGGGCTGATCAAGGCCGGGATCGACTGCGTCGAACACGGCACCGGGCTCACCGACGAGACCATCGAGCTGATGCTCGAGCACGGAACCGTGCTGGTGCCCACCCTGATCAATATTTTCGACAACTTCCCGGGCATCGCCGACGCCGCGAAGCGCTACCCGACCTACGCCGCGCACATGCGCGATCTGTATGCGCGCTGCCCCGAGCGGATCGCGGCGGCCGTGGATGCCGGCGTGCCCATCTATGCCGGAAGCGACGCCGGCACGATGATCGCGCACGGCCGGATCGTCGACGAGGTCGCGGCTCTCACGAAGGTCGGAATGAGTGCGACCAAGGCGTTGGGCGCCGCGTGCTGGGATGCCCGGCGCTGGTTGGGCCGTCCCGGCCTGGATCATGGGGCGTCCGCGGATCTGGTCTGCTACGCGCAAGACCCCCGCAACGGCCCCGGTGTTTTGGCCCAACCCGACCTGGTGATCCTGCGCGGCAACATCTTTCGGCCTTGA
- a CDS encoding D-alanyl-D-alanine carboxypeptidase family protein yields MRKLIAAAAVLLTVAGVTAPASWADDMQPIGSVPIPDGPAQTWILADLDSGQVLAGRDQYAVHPPASTIKVLLALVALDEVSMDSTVVADVADTQVECNCVGIKPGRVYTARQLLDGLLLVSGNDAANTLAHLMGGADATVAKMNAKAASLGATSTHAATPSGLDGFGGSGASSAHDLAVIFRAAMANPMFAHITAEPSAMFPGDSPDGGERLITNQDELLTRYPGAIGGKTGFTNAARKTFVGAASRGGRRLVVAMMYGMVKPGGPTYWDQAGSLFDWGFALNPSSSIGSL; encoded by the coding sequence ATGCGGAAACTGATCGCCGCAGCTGCTGTGCTGCTGACCGTCGCCGGTGTCACCGCCCCCGCCTCCTGGGCCGACGATATGCAGCCGATCGGCTCGGTTCCGATCCCCGACGGCCCGGCGCAGACCTGGATCCTGGCCGACCTGGACAGCGGTCAGGTGCTGGCCGGTCGCGACCAGTACGCGGTACATCCGCCCGCGAGCACGATCAAGGTGCTGTTGGCGCTGGTGGCGTTGGACGAGGTGAGCATGGACTCGACCGTCGTCGCCGACGTCGCCGACACCCAGGTCGAGTGCAACTGCGTCGGCATCAAGCCCGGCCGCGTCTACACCGCACGCCAACTGCTCGACGGCCTGCTGCTGGTCTCCGGCAACGACGCCGCCAACACGCTGGCGCATCTGATGGGCGGCGCCGACGCCACGGTGGCCAAGATGAACGCCAAGGCCGCTTCCCTCGGGGCGACCAGCACGCACGCCGCCACCCCGTCCGGCCTGGACGGCTTCGGCGGCTCCGGTGCCTCGAGCGCGCACGACCTGGCCGTCATCTTCCGGGCGGCGATGGCCAACCCGATGTTCGCCCACATCACGGCCGAACCGTCGGCGATGTTCCCGGGCGACTCGCCTGACGGAGGCGAACGCCTCATCACCAACCAGGACGAGCTGCTGACCCGCTATCCGGGCGCCATCGGCGGCAAGACCGGGTTCACCAACGCGGCCCGCAAGACCTTCGTCGGTGCGGCGTCGCGCGGTGGACGCCGGCTGGTGGTCGCGATGATGTACGGGATGGTCAAGCCCGGCGGACCGACGTATTGGGATCAGGCGGGCAGCCTGTTCGACTGGGGCTTCGCGCTCAACCCGTCGTCGAGCATCGGCTCGCTCTAA
- a CDS encoding nuclear transport factor 2 family protein: MLSLAEISDRLEIQQLMVDYSTAIDQRRFDDLDKVFTEDAYIDYTALGGIEGRYPEVKKWLSEVLPGFPVYAHMLGNFSVQIDGDKATSRVICFNPMVFPGDSGKPGDQVMFCGLWYDDEFVRTPGGWRMTRRVETKVFQKIM; encoded by the coding sequence ATGTTGAGCCTGGCCGAAATTTCCGACCGTCTGGAGATCCAGCAGCTGATGGTGGACTATTCCACCGCTATTGACCAGCGGCGATTCGACGATTTGGACAAGGTATTCACCGAAGACGCCTACATCGACTACACGGCCTTGGGAGGAATCGAGGGCCGTTACCCCGAGGTCAAGAAATGGCTCTCCGAGGTGTTGCCGGGCTTTCCGGTGTATGCGCACATGCTCGGGAACTTCTCGGTCCAGATCGACGGCGACAAGGCCACGTCGAGGGTGATCTGCTTCAACCCGATGGTCTTTCCCGGCGACTCCGGCAAACCGGGGGACCAGGTGATGTTCTGCGGGCTCTGGTACGACGACGAGTTCGTGCGCACCCCGGGCGGCTGGCGGATGACGCGCCGCGTCGAGACGAAGGTCTTTCAGAAGATCATGTAA